The following DNA comes from Microbacterium wangchenii.
CGGGTTCGCCCTTGGCCTGCTCGGGGGAGAAGTACGACGCCGTGCCGAGGATGGTCGTGGTCTCGGCGACCGTCGAGGAGGAATCAGACACGGCACGGGCGATGCCGAAGTCCATCACCTTCACCTGACCGGCATCGGTGACCATGACGTTGCCGGGCTTGATGTCGCGGTGCACCACACCGGCGCGGTGGGAGAACTCCAGCGCCTCCAGGATGCCGTCGACGTAGCGCCGCGCGTCGTCGACGGAGACCGGACCCTCGGAGATGACGTCCTTCAGCAGCTTGCCGTGGACGAGCTCCATGACGATGTAGGGCACCGGGTGCTGGGCGCCGTCGGTGCCGACCTCGGAATCCTCGCCCGCGTCGAAGACGCGCACGATCGCGGGGTGCGCCATGCGCGAGGCGGCCTGGGCCTCCAGCCGGAAGCGGGTGCGGAACGCAGCATCCTCCGCCAGTTCCCGTCGGAGGATCTTGATCGCCACCGCCCGGCCGAGGGTGACGTCGTACCCGCGGTACACGCTGGCCATGCCGCCTCGCCCGATGAGCTCATCGATGCGGTAGCGGCCGGACAGCACGCGTGTCTCGGTCGTCACGGTGCACTCCCCAGGTGGTGGAACAAGAGGCTAGTTTATTCCCCGTCGGTCGTCGGCGAAGGGTCCGGGGTCGGGGCCGCGGCGATCGAGACCTGCGACGTGGGCGAAGGTCCCGACTCGCGCTGCCCGCCCTGCCCGCTGCACAGGGCGACGTAGCTGGCGGTGATGTTCCCGGTGGCGGGCACCTGGATGTCGGCGGACTGCTCACCGGCGCCGAAGCTGCGCTGGGTCGTGCCGTCGGCGGCGAAGATCGCTCCCGTGATGGTCACGGTGTAGCCGCTCAGGGTGCCGGTGCCGCTCGGGCACGTGAACCCGTCCCACGACACCGTCGCCGTCCCGCCCGAGGGCGCGGGGTTCGGGGTCACGGTGGGCCCGTTCCCGGGGCTGGGGATCTGCGTCTGTTCGACGAAGCACGTCACCGTCAGCGCCTGGCCCTCATCGAGGTTTCCGCGCGCGGGATCGGTGGATTCGACCGTGCCGACCTGTTCCGCGCTGGGCGCCGCGGAGCCGTCGGCCCGGCTGGCCCGCAGACCCGCGTCGTTGGCGGCCTGGATGGCGGCGTCGCAGCTCATGCCGATGAGCCCGAGCGAGTCGAGGTTCACGGTCGCGGTCGTGGGTTCCGGTGTGGGCGTGTCTCTCGGCGTCGGTGTCCGGGGCGTGCTCGAGGTGGTGGAGCTCTCCGGGGCGGGGTCGCCCTGGTTCACGAAGAACGCGATGAGCGTGCCGCCGAGCACGAGCACGAGCAGGGCGATGAGGGCGATGAGCGGCCACGTCCACGGGCTGCGCTTGCGCTTCTTCTCCGCCGCATCCTCTTCCGGAGCCGGCGTGGTGGTCGCCAGGGTCGGGGAGGGGAGGAGGCGCGTGGCGGCCGCGGTGTCACCGCCGGCCGTGAGCAGCTGGGTGACGTCGTCGGCAGCGGCAGCCCCGCCGACCGCGGGGACGGCCGCGATCGCGGCGGTGAGGTCGCCTCGGCGCAGCGCTGACGCCGCGCGGGAGACAGCGGCGGCCGAGGCGGGCCGCTCCTCCGGCTTCTTGGCGATCATGGCCATGACCAGTCGCTGCACCGGCTCGGGGACGGTGGGCGGAAGCGGTGGCGGCTGCTCGTTGATCTGCGCCATCGCGATCGCGACCTGCGACTCCCCGGTGAACGGGCGCTTGCCGGCGAGGCATTCGTACGCGACGATGCCGAGCGAGTAGATGTCGGTGGCCGGCGACGCGGGATGCCCCGACGCCTGCTCCGGCGAGAGGTACTGCACCGTTCCCATGACCTGACCGGTCGCGGTGAGCGGGACCTGGTCGGCGATGCGCGCAATGCCGAAGTCGGTGATCTTGACCCGTCCGTCGGGCGTGATCAGCAGGTTGCCCGGCTTGATGTCACGGTGGACGAGACCGGCGGCATGGGCGGCCTGCAGGGCGGCGGCCGTCTGCGCGACGATGTCGAGCGTCTTGTCGGTGGGCAGCGTGCCCTCGCGCTCGAGGATCGTGGAGAGCGCCTCGCCCGGGACGAGCTCCATCACCAGGAACGCGCTGCCGTTCTCCTCGCCGTAGTCGAAGACGCTCGCGATGCCCTCGTGGTTGACCAGCGCGGCGTGGCGGGCCTCGGCGCGGAAGCGCTCCAGGAAGCCCGGATCGCCCATGTACTCGTCCTTGAGGATCTTGATCGCGACCGTCCGTCCGATGACGTGATCGGTCGCCTCCCAGACCTCGCCCATCCCCCCGATCGCGACTCGCGACTCGAGTTCGTAGCGTCCGCCGAAGGTCACACCCTGTGTCGGTCTCATCTACCCAGCACCGCCTCCATGACCTTCTTCGCGATGGGAGCGGCGATGGTGTCTCCGCTGCCCGACTGTCCTTGTCCTCCGCCGGCTTCGACCACAACCGCCACGGCGACCTGCGGGTCATCCGCCGGCGCGAAGCCGGTGAACCAGAGCGTGTAAGGGCGGTCGCCGTTCTCCGCGGTGCCCGTCTTACCGGCCACCTCGACCCCGTCTATTCTTGCACCGGAGGCCGCACCCTCACGGACATTGGCGACCATCATGCCCGCCAGCTCGTCCGCGAGCGTCTCCTCGAGGGCACGGCCGTACTCGGTGCTGTCGAAGGTCTCCTGCACCGTCAGATCGGGGCCGATGACGGCGTCCACCATCCGCGGGTTCATCACGACCCCGCCGTTGGCCACGCCCGCCGACACCATCGCCATCTGCAGCGGCGTCGCGATGACCTGGCCCTGACCGAAGCCCGTCAGCGCGGTCTGCGCGTCATCCAGTCCGCTGGGGTAGGACGAGGGCGTCGAGGTGAGCGGC
Coding sequences within:
- a CDS encoding serine/threonine-protein kinase — protein: MRPTQGVTFGGRYELESRVAIGGMGEVWEATDHVIGRTVAIKILKDEYMGDPGFLERFRAEARHAALVNHEGIASVFDYGEENGSAFLVMELVPGEALSTILEREGTLPTDKTLDIVAQTAAALQAAHAAGLVHRDIKPGNLLITPDGRVKITDFGIARIADQVPLTATGQVMGTVQYLSPEQASGHPASPATDIYSLGIVAYECLAGKRPFTGESQVAIAMAQINEQPPPLPPTVPEPVQRLVMAMIAKKPEERPASAAAVSRAASALRRGDLTAAIAAVPAVGGAAAADDVTQLLTAGGDTAAATRLLPSPTLATTTPAPEEDAAEKKRKRSPWTWPLIALIALLVLVLGGTLIAFFVNQGDPAPESSTTSSTPRTPTPRDTPTPEPTTATVNLDSLGLIGMSCDAAIQAANDAGLRASRADGSAAPSAEQVGTVESTDPARGNLDEGQALTVTCFVEQTQIPSPGNGPTVTPNPAPSGGTATVSWDGFTCPSGTGTLSGYTVTITGAIFAADGTTQRSFGAGEQSADIQVPATGNITASYVALCSGQGGQRESGPSPTSQVSIAAAPTPDPSPTTDGE